From a single Cryptococcus neoformans var. neoformans B-3501A chromosome 3, whole genome shotgun sequence genomic region:
- a CDS encoding hypothetical protein (HMMPfam hit to Hist_deacetyl, Histone deacetylase family, score: 395.8, E(): 5.1e-116) has translation MHSPSPLCAPPSLRPAPAHRRMAHTAAMHTGPPPAAPTNVGNSPSHTTMAMPGAAARIARTGYIYDPLMMLHCMEGYMPTAENVMDNGDGHPEDPMRIKRIFTRLAEQGLIRRMKRLDFEEVKFEQVLLVHGEEMWDKVQATELLSDQQIQDMKEYYDQLSLYVCRETAHCARLSAGGVIQACRSVCKNEVRNAFAIVRPPGHHAEPNEHMGFCFFNNVAVATREMQREGLAKKVLILDWDVHHGNGTQRAFWHDGDVLYMSLHRHEGGTFYPNSDFGSLNMVGDGEGVGKSVNIPWPGPGFGDADYIYAFQRIIMPIAYEFDPDLVIISAGFDAADGDMLGQCRVTPAAYGHMTHMLSSLAGGKLVVALEGGYNLRAISDSALAVARVLLGEIPPELGIMRASEAATEVVYQVALEQSKYWKCIDVKACEPPEVTELENGTSPVYTIPDLLKIHRAHHMFTKHQLYQIPLASQELEAAFGGQIICNENMYEVGEKGVLVVFVHDFGNLRVETDGARSTNIHLANSYLLDTSDAVVSWVKTKGYNIIDVNILKQLPTEYPEGPKMVVKQANDMESKLMKYIWDNYIELSECEKVVFIGHGTGCQAIMDLVNARDVELKVKAVVQVAGLHSLVRPNPSNKEKLSWFKQCNQIYVPAEHVVLEDEKVKRRLGDAVFTSQKAKVVDVLNDVLPRIKAFVESKVEDGLAPRAHSGLDGLYGLGGAGAGGELVVVNGHVHVG, from the exons ATGcactccccctccccccttTGTGctcccccttctctccGCCCCGCGCCAGCGCACCGCAGGATGGCACACACAGCCGCCATGCACACTGGCCCGCCCCCCGCCGCCCCCACAAACGTCGGCAACTCGCCCAGCCATACAACCATGGCCATGCCAGGCGCAGCAGCACGTATCGCCCGTACCGGCTACATCTACGACCCTCTCATGATGCTGCACTGCATGGAAGGCTACATGCCCACCGCAGAAAATGTAATGGATAACGGCGACGGACACCCGGAAGATCCCATGCGGATCAAGAGGATCTTTACCAGGCTGGCGGAGCAAGGGTTGATCAggcggatgaagaggctggATTTTGAAGAGGTCAAGTTTGAGCAAGTCTTGCTGGTGCATGGCGAGGAGATGTGGGATAAAGTGCAGGCTACGGAGC TGTTGAGCGATCAGCAAATTCAAGATATGAAAGAGTACTACGATCAGCTATCCCTCTACGTCTGCCGTGAGACTGCCCACTGTGCTCGTCTTTCTGCGGGAGGTGTGATTCAAGCATGTCGATCAGTCTGCAAGAATGAAGTGCGCAACGCCTTTGCCATCGTACGTCCGCCGGGCCATCACGCAGAGCCCAACGAACATATGGGTTTCTGTTTCTTCAACAACGTTGCAGTGGCTACCAGGGAGATGCAGAGGGAAGGGTTGGCCAAAAAGGTCTTGATCTTGGATTG GGACGTCCACCATGGTAACGGTACACAAAGAGCATTCTGGCATGATGGTGATGTACTTTACATGTCATTACATAGACATGAAGGAGGAACATTCTACCCCAACAGCGATTTCGGATCTCTCAACATGGTcggtgatggtgaaggtGTCGGCAA GTCTGTCAACATCCCCTGGCCTGGACCGGGTTTCGGTGATGCCGACTATATCTATGCTTTCCAGCGGATCATCATGCCAATAGCATACGAGTTCGACCCCGATCTCGTCATCA TTTCTGCCGGATTCGATGCTGCGGACGGAGACATGCTCGGTCAATGTCGTGTCACCCCTGCAGCTTACGGACATATGACACATATGCTCAGCTCATTGGCTGGTGGCAAGCTTGTCGTCGCTCTTGAA GGTGGATACAATCTCCGAGCCATCTCCGATTCCGCCCTCGCCGTCGCCCGTGTCCTCTTGGGTGAAATCCCGCCCGAGCTGGGCATCATGCGAGCATCCGAAGCGGCTACCGAGGTGGTCTACCAGGTCGCGCTTGAACAGAGCAAGTACTGGAAGTGCATCGATGTAAAGGCTTGTGAACCGCCTGAAG TTACCGAGCTTGAGAATGGCACTTCTCCCGTGTATACAATCCCAGACCTACTGAAAATCCATCGCGCACACCACATGTTTACCAAACACCAGTTGTATCAAATACCATTGGCCAGCCAAGAATTAGAAGCTGCATTTGGCGGTCAGATCATCTGCAA TGAGAATATGTATGAAGttggagaaaagggagTGCTGGTGGTGTTTGTCCATGATTT TGGTAACCTGAGAGTGGAGACCGACGGCGCAAGGTCGACCAACATCCACCTGGCGAACAGCTACCTT ctCGATACGAGCGATGCGGTTGTCTCATGGGTTAAAACAAAAGGCTACAACATCATCGATGTCAATATCCTAAAGCAACTACCTACCGAATACCCC GAAGGCCCCAAGATGGTCGTGAAACAAGCCAACGACATGGAATCCAAATTAATGAAGTACATTTGGGATAATTACATTGAACTGTCCGAATGCGAAAAGGTCGTGTTCATAGGGCACGGTACAGGCTGTCAGGCGATCATGGATCTTGTCAATGCGAGGGATGTCGAGCTCAAGGTGAAGGCTGTGGTGCAAGTGGCCGGCTTACATTCCTTGGTCAGACCAAATCCGTCAAATAAGGAAAAGTTGAGCTGGTTCAAGCAG TGTAATCAAATCTACGTGCCTGCCGAGCATGTGGtattggaagatgaaaaggttAAGCGGAGATTAGGCGACGCGGTGTTTACATCCC AAAAAGCAAAAGTCGTCGACGTTCTCAACGATGTCCTTCCGCGAATCAAGGCCTTTGTCGAATCCAAAGTCGAAGATGGGCTTGCACCCCGCGCGCATTCGGGTCTGGATGGCTTATACGGTCTAGGaggtgctggtgctggtggAGAGCTGGTAGTTGTTAATGGACATGTACATGTGGGATGA
- a CDS encoding hypothetical protein (Match to ESTs gb|CF194386.1|CF194386, gb|CF194314.1|CF194314, gb|CF193363.1|CF193363), with amino-acid sequence MFAKAAVIALASASIVVAAPVNCARAKPTTYDEGYLESYDAYHTRYLALSCSTQHNTTFFDDCCHPLLATETLADNRASYCTPNSTAIASVNATIAEATASATASADIEAESQYNNASSYAAEATASVTAEATASVTAEATASVTASAVNNLADVAQQTAASSYEEQPTASSSSSYGRASASSSSSDEESATSTSSSSASDSSSTSSSEVYTGGYATFYSQGGVAGECGTVHSDDDYVIAIDSNGWWQDYESNDSSPYCGKSITLTNTNNGKSVTAVVADVCPTCETANSLDLSIGAFNQIATEEDGMVPITWYFTD; translated from the exons ATGTTCGCCAAGGCTGCTGTCATCGCCCTTGCTTCGGCTTCTATCGTCGTTGCTGCTCCCGTCAACTGTGCTAGGGCCAAGCCCACTACTTACGACGAGGGTTACCTTGAGTCTTATGATGCCT ACCACACCAGGTACCTTGCTCTCTCTTGCTCCACCCAGCACAACaccaccttcttcgacgACTGCTGTCACCCTCTCCTCGCCACCGAGACTCTTGCCGACAACCGTGCTTCTTACTGCACTCCCAACTCTACTGCTATCGCCTCTGTCAATGCCACCATCGCCGAGGCTACTGCCTCCGCCACTGCATCTGCCGATATCGAGGCCGAGTCTCAGTACAACAACGCTTCCAGCTACGCTGCTGAGGCCACTGCTTCCGTCACCGCCGAGGCTACTGCTTCTGTGACCGCCGAGGCCACTGCTTCCGTCACCGCTTCCGCCGTCAACAACCTTGCCGACGTTGCCCAGCAAACTGCTGCCAGCTCTTATGAGGAGCAGCCTAccgcttcttccagcaGCTCTTACGGACGTgcctccgcctcttcttcctcttctgatgaggagagcgccacctccacctcttcttcttccgcttccgACTCAAGCtctacctcttcttctgaggTCTACACCGGTGGTTACGCTACTTTCTACTCTCAGGGTGGTGTTGCCGGTGAATGTGGTACCGTCCACTCTGACGACGACTATGTCATTGCCATTGACTCCAACGGATGGTGGCAGGACTACGAGTCCAACGACTCTTCTCCTTACTGCGGCAAGTCCATCACTctcaccaacaccaacaacGGCAAGTCTGTCACTGCTGTCGTCGCCGATGTCTGCCCCACCTGTGAAACCGCCAACTCTCTCGACCTTTCCATCGGTGCCTTCAACCAAATTGCCACTGAGGAGGACGGTATGGTCCCCATCACCTGGTACTTCACCGACTAA